In Bremerella cremea, one DNA window encodes the following:
- a CDS encoding MotA/TolQ/ExbB proton channel family protein: MYFKFKCPECGQSLKVRQELAGQKRNCPYCKATVRIPHAEEVADDSPNLPEFGSESGVSAGGLDLSNLQTDSPSSRKNLTPSKKAATAKPKASEGSSSSEGDFTDPSEINLVPTALVGLAGAVVFMLLMIPLTGTYFGDLFMKGGITGVGIQSISSFLFFWSLAILWQKHRKIARQRDYLLMDVLPTDISQEITVEKVGAFLENIHSLPGEHGESFLVNRVTRGLQHFRVRQSAADTATMMSSQSDIDANNVSSSYTPLRVLIWAIPTMGFIGTVLGISLAVSELAGSLGGGDLEKLTESLQGMFGGLGTAFNTTLVALVMSMIIKFPMSSLQWSEEGVLNWVDEYCNENLLRRLKDGREKVDDKPTSPYDTKIFRRAVEEAMATQQAELEGWVKKLELVGQTITQQTSDGWNEINKKILVSQQDTTGKIMDQVQARTVDMQKRQEEQQALLQDQLNQMQEVSAQLQNTLGQLASASVDSHVKVNETMTDTSERLEKYLGGVEKGLSSLSDVLGKLGNEQVIVQQVEAPAVNGKGGGWFGFGGGSKTKTRRNGRR; the protein is encoded by the coding sequence ATGTATTTCAAATTCAAGTGCCCCGAGTGCGGTCAATCCCTGAAAGTTCGTCAAGAGTTAGCCGGTCAGAAACGGAATTGCCCCTACTGCAAAGCGACCGTCCGGATTCCGCATGCCGAGGAAGTCGCGGACGACTCGCCGAACTTGCCTGAGTTCGGCAGCGAATCTGGGGTCAGCGCTGGCGGGCTCGATCTAAGCAACCTGCAAACCGATTCCCCTTCCTCTCGCAAGAACCTTACGCCGAGCAAGAAGGCAGCCACCGCCAAGCCGAAAGCGTCGGAAGGGAGTTCTTCGTCCGAGGGGGACTTTACCGACCCGAGCGAAATCAACCTGGTGCCGACGGCCCTGGTTGGTCTGGCAGGGGCGGTGGTCTTTATGCTGCTGATGATTCCCCTGACCGGCACCTACTTCGGTGACTTGTTCATGAAGGGTGGAATCACGGGGGTTGGGATTCAAAGCATCTCTAGCTTCCTCTTTTTCTGGTCGCTGGCGATCCTCTGGCAGAAGCATCGCAAAATCGCGCGGCAGCGTGACTACTTGCTGATGGACGTGTTGCCGACCGATATCTCGCAGGAAATCACCGTCGAGAAGGTTGGGGCGTTTCTGGAAAACATCCATAGCCTCCCTGGCGAACATGGCGAAAGCTTCCTGGTCAACCGCGTCACGCGCGGCCTGCAGCACTTTCGCGTGCGGCAAAGCGCTGCCGACACGGCCACGATGATGTCTTCGCAGTCTGACATCGACGCCAACAATGTCTCGTCCAGCTACACACCACTGCGGGTGCTGATTTGGGCGATTCCGACGATGGGGTTCATCGGGACGGTGCTGGGGATTAGCCTGGCCGTTTCGGAATTGGCTGGCTCGCTCGGCGGGGGTGATTTAGAGAAGCTCACCGAGTCGCTGCAAGGGATGTTTGGTGGTCTGGGAACGGCGTTTAATACCACGCTGGTCGCGTTGGTGATGTCGATGATTATCAAGTTCCCGATGTCTTCGCTGCAGTGGAGCGAAGAAGGCGTGCTGAACTGGGTCGACGAGTACTGCAACGAGAACCTCTTGCGGCGGCTGAAAGATGGCCGCGAAAAGGTCGATGATAAACCGACCAGCCCGTACGATACCAAAATCTTCCGCCGCGCCGTCGAAGAAGCGATGGCAACCCAGCAAGCCGAGCTAGAAGGATGGGTCAAGAAGCTGGAACTGGTCGGCCAAACCATCACCCAGCAAACGTCCGACGGCTGGAACGAGATTAACAAAAAGATCTTGGTAAGCCAGCAAGACACCACCGGCAAGATCATGGATCAGGTCCAAGCTCGCACGGTTGATATGCAGAAGCGACAGGAAGAGCAGCAAGCGTTACTGCAAGACCAACTGAATCAAATGCAGGAAGTCAGCGCGCAGCTGCAAAACACGCTCGGCCAGTTGGCCAGTGCCTCGGTCGATTCGCACGTGAAGGTCAACGAAACGATGACCGACACTTCCGAACGCCTGGAAAAGTACCTCGGCGGCGTCGAGAAAGGGCTTTCGAGCCTCAGCGATGTGCTGGGAAAACTTGGCAACGAACAAGTCATCGTACAGCAAGTCGAAGCCCCGGCGGTCAACGGCAAAGGAGGAGGCTGGTTCGGTTTCGGGGGCGGCAGCAAAACGAAGACGCGCCGTAACGGGAGACGATAA
- a CDS encoding PEP-CTERM sorting domain-containing protein, whose amino-acid sequence MRRTFALTTTVVAALLALTIAPCCEAGILTGNESGNTPTGSNSFNYDGTSYDFIAKFDNGQPFPFADFTFYTLDPTGSTSYTWNQDGDWGTHTFSEVEFIPGTTNPQDILDSILGQEIAGFEYHGTTNIDYYLVKASNEYSVWEYQPGFNQLFLDDDGQPGGAPWVSGKTQGISHISFYGNPAVSSVPEPGSLALFGLGALGMGAIARRRLKKQAAA is encoded by the coding sequence ATGAGACGAACATTTGCCCTTACAACCACTGTGGTTGCGGCACTTTTGGCCCTGACGATCGCGCCTTGCTGTGAGGCAGGCATCCTCACTGGCAACGAGTCCGGCAACACGCCTACCGGCAGCAACAGCTTCAACTACGACGGCACTAGCTACGACTTCATCGCCAAGTTCGACAACGGCCAACCGTTCCCCTTTGCGGACTTCACCTTTTACACGCTCGATCCCACTGGCTCGACTAGCTATACCTGGAATCAAGACGGAGATTGGGGAACGCACACATTCTCGGAAGTCGAGTTTATTCCTGGCACGACCAATCCCCAAGACATCCTCGATTCCATCCTGGGGCAAGAAATCGCAGGCTTCGAATATCACGGTACCACCAACATCGATTACTACTTAGTCAAAGCCAGCAACGAATATTCCGTGTGGGAGTACCAACCAGGGTTTAACCAGTTGTTCCTGGATGACGACGGCCAGCCAGGAGGTGCTCCTTGGGTTTCTGGTAAAACCCAAGGCATTTCCCACATCAGCTTTTATGGCAACCCGGCCGTCTCTTCTGTCCCTGAGCCAGGCTCGCTGGCCTTGTTTGGGCTAGGGGCACTAGGCATGGGCGCGATTGCCCGTCGCCGGCTGAAGAAACAAGCCGCCGCCTAA
- a CDS encoding tetratricopeptide repeat protein: protein MTKRKQKSGILLAVLTAVVLLGNNGPAAAQGDLAERGKWVTRLKESATQALVQVDKNDDLYSESSFEDDVRRVASVLVMAGRFDEAWSWIESHRQLTVEDYLLVAQWASRADQVDYALQLADQLTEPDKAIALQLIVAAQAKRGDTQDALQLLPKISDADPQAKDFAIHAICVEYAREKKYDEAEKLLTTIGQADVRENAESCLKVLRKRRTPEEPGYSKYKTKAAIAYDAGIIRWVAEAEVALAKGNKRLAERQLLKASEVLRSTDPKQTHHVALQIGKVADQAGMTDFARQAFLHAIEVELSNAGDWYHFQDSQGESTEEFKVFARLMSTEEIERMLQRAQNNSYKPVLTGVLVAALVEKGELEKASKFYQGQTSPERKCRISQEVLKHAFGMPIQPGLDISLETPYLPFIE from the coding sequence GTGACCAAAAGAAAACAGAAATCTGGCATTCTCCTAGCGGTACTCACGGCCGTGGTGCTGCTCGGCAACAACGGCCCTGCGGCGGCTCAAGGTGATTTGGCGGAACGCGGTAAGTGGGTCACCCGGCTGAAGGAGAGCGCTACCCAGGCTCTGGTTCAAGTAGATAAAAACGACGATTTGTATTCCGAGTCGTCCTTTGAAGATGATGTCCGGCGAGTGGCGAGTGTTTTGGTGATGGCGGGGCGTTTCGATGAAGCTTGGTCCTGGATCGAGTCGCATCGTCAGTTGACCGTCGAGGACTACCTGCTTGTTGCGCAGTGGGCTTCTCGTGCCGATCAGGTTGATTATGCCCTGCAATTGGCCGACCAACTGACCGAGCCAGATAAGGCAATCGCTCTGCAATTGATTGTGGCTGCCCAAGCGAAGCGTGGTGACACTCAAGACGCGCTCCAGCTATTGCCGAAAATCTCGGACGCCGATCCCCAGGCCAAGGACTTTGCGATTCATGCGATATGCGTGGAGTACGCTCGCGAGAAGAAGTACGACGAAGCGGAAAAGCTATTGACCACCATCGGACAAGCCGATGTGCGTGAAAACGCGGAGTCGTGTCTGAAAGTGTTGCGTAAACGGCGAACACCAGAAGAGCCGGGGTATTCGAAATATAAGACGAAGGCTGCCATTGCGTACGACGCTGGCATCATCCGCTGGGTGGCGGAAGCAGAAGTGGCGTTGGCCAAAGGGAACAAGCGGTTGGCCGAGCGGCAACTGTTGAAAGCCAGCGAAGTGCTGCGTTCCACTGATCCAAAGCAAACCCATCACGTGGCGTTACAGATCGGCAAAGTCGCCGATCAGGCCGGCATGACCGACTTCGCAAGACAAGCGTTTCTGCATGCGATCGAAGTGGAACTCAGCAATGCCGGGGATTGGTACCATTTCCAAGATTCCCAAGGTGAGTCTACCGAGGAATTCAAAGTCTTTGCACGGTTAATGTCGACCGAAGAAATCGAGCGGATGCTGCAGCGTGCGCAGAATAATAGCTACAAGCCAGTTTTGACCGGCGTTTTGGTTGCGGCGTTGGTTGAAAAAGGAGAACTCGAAAAAGCCTCGAAGTTCTACCAAGGCCAGACCTCGCCAGAGAGGAAATGCAGGATTAGCCAGGAAGTCCTCAAGCACGCGTTCGGCATGCCTATTCAGCCTGGCCTAGATATCTCGCTCGAAACGCCCTATCTGCCGTTTATTGAATGA